In one window of Tellurirhabdus rosea DNA:
- a CDS encoding DUF6345 domain-containing protein has protein sequence MENVRLLTNQNPFAAAQQPTILAPQLGGSDDWYGACSIETFLPGVGNLFATHEDAYGFLDYPTRFRTANFWYKDAAVQSWMYGETFDNYLDTFGADAVTAFYHSGHGGMDANGVFFMPMGSAWGSETWANSNQMALGNEEARYVFLSTCFSLRVLEGHSPIRTWWNRCLGFRMLFGFETVSVDNPNYGKFFWEEWNKNKSLGQAWLDASWRISHGQAPSVVAVGANQAEATDRLYNERFLNRQAVTRNWFQWRWYNAQRAAGTALAMNRIPEKLSKLEFAPMIGRTDGAQEMAYQLGFTRDSFNNVGIDPAGNLIVESEGRRAFIGSDGRREFLLKSINTENRKAISVDRAIDIAQKALNDLNLTSRQQLSVDTYRVGYTCGGTQEGSGKMDKEYATDITVLFRPVIEGVSNVNHDHGNFSVTVDNDGSITTIRDTTRPVENIREAKLYNGPRTTKPNTDVEKMLKTAAKGRYGKSRITLLSDTVRVGYDYSGKSGNLVAQGTFEADFGQNIRKQFIIRVPIPVA, from the coding sequence ATGGAAAATGTCAGATTGCTGACCAACCAGAATCCGTTTGCCGCCGCGCAGCAACCCACCATCCTCGCCCCCCAGCTTGGCGGCTCCGACGACTGGTATGGAGCCTGTAGCATTGAAACCTTCCTGCCGGGCGTCGGTAATTTATTTGCAACTCACGAAGACGCCTACGGGTTTTTAGATTATCCAACCCGCTTCCGTACTGCCAACTTCTGGTACAAGGATGCCGCCGTCCAGTCCTGGATGTACGGCGAAACCTTCGACAACTATCTGGACACGTTCGGCGCCGACGCCGTGACGGCTTTTTACCACTCGGGCCACGGCGGTATGGACGCCAACGGCGTGTTTTTCATGCCGATGGGCTCCGCCTGGGGCAGTGAAACCTGGGCCAATTCCAACCAGATGGCTCTGGGCAACGAGGAGGCCCGGTACGTTTTTCTGTCCACCTGCTTCTCGTTGCGGGTGCTGGAAGGCCACAGTCCCATCCGGACGTGGTGGAACCGTTGCCTCGGTTTCCGGATGCTGTTCGGTTTTGAAACGGTGAGCGTCGACAATCCCAATTACGGAAAGTTTTTCTGGGAAGAATGGAACAAGAACAAGTCGCTGGGGCAGGCTTGGCTGGATGCCAGCTGGCGGATTTCGCACGGGCAGGCACCGTCTGTGGTCGCCGTGGGCGCCAACCAGGCGGAAGCCACCGACCGGCTTTACAACGAACGCTTCCTCAATCGCCAGGCGGTCACCCGCAACTGGTTCCAGTGGCGGTGGTACAACGCGCAGCGGGCCGCCGGGACCGCGCTGGCCATGAACCGCATTCCGGAGAAGCTGTCGAAACTCGAATTTGCGCCCATGATCGGCCGCACGGACGGGGCGCAGGAAATGGCCTACCAGTTGGGTTTCACCCGCGACAGCTTCAACAACGTCGGCATCGACCCGGCCGGGAATCTGATCGTTGAATCGGAAGGCCGCCGCGCCTTTATCGGCTCGGACGGACGGCGGGAGTTTTTGCTGAAATCCATCAACACCGAAAACCGGAAGGCGATCTCCGTTGACCGGGCCATCGACATCGCCCAGAAGGCCCTTAACGACCTTAACCTCACTTCCCGCCAGCAGCTCAGCGTCGATACCTACCGGGTTGGCTATACCTGCGGCGGAACGCAGGAAGGCTCCGGGAAGATGGACAAGGAGTACGCCACGGACATCACGGTCCTCTTCCGGCCGGTCATTGAGGGCGTTTCCAACGTGAACCACGACCACGGCAACTTCAGCGTCACGGTGGACAACGACGGCAGCATCACGACCATCCGCGACACCACCCGGCCCGTGGAAAACATTCGGGAAGCCAAGCTCTACAACGGCCCGCGCACGACCAAGCCCAATACGGATGTCGAAAAAATGCTGAAAACGGCCGCCAAAGGGCGCTACGGCAAAAGCCGGATCACGCTGCTTTCGGATACCGTCCGGGTGGGTTACGATTATTCCGGCAAAAGCGGCAATCTGGTCGCTCAGGGCACCTTCGAGGCGGATTTCGGACAGAACATCCGGAAACAGTTCATCATCCGGGTTCCGATTCCCGTAGCGTAA
- a CDS encoding sodium:solute symporter: MNPSIALSILVAYFAMLIIVSWYTARGADTNTFFTANRQSPWYLVAFAMIGTSLSGVTFISVPGAVGGAVKGFEGFKAFSYFQVVLGYIVGYYVIGTVLMPLYYRMNLISIYGYLEKRFGFWSYKAGAGFFLLARTVGSAVRLYVAAGVLQLAVFNSLGIPFEVSVAITILLIWLYTFKGGVKTIIITDTLQTTFLVTAVILTIILISRELGFTFGEMVSTVSKSDYSQIFFWDGNDPRNFFKQFISGAFIAIVMTGLDQDLMQKNLTCKNIGEAQKNMFWFTITLTIVNLLFLALGTLLYLYANEKGITIPAKTDDLYPTLALNHFGTVVGITFLLGITAATYASSDSALTALTTSFCIDFMNVEGRPETERAKIKHWVHIGFSVLFYVVIIIFNKVNSQDVVTAVFDLAGYTYGPLLGLYAFGLFSKRPVRDAVVPFICIASPFITLYINDHSAEWFNGYKFGFERLVLNGLITYLGLWAVSRKKTPAQAYEVPETV; the protein is encoded by the coding sequence ATGAATCCTTCGATTGCGCTCTCCATTCTTGTCGCTTATTTTGCCATGCTGATTATCGTGTCCTGGTACACGGCGCGGGGGGCAGATACGAATACGTTTTTTACCGCCAACCGGCAGTCGCCCTGGTATCTGGTGGCTTTTGCCATGATCGGCACGTCGCTGTCGGGGGTCACGTTTATTTCGGTGCCGGGGGCCGTGGGCGGAGCCGTAAAGGGCTTTGAAGGCTTCAAGGCGTTCAGCTATTTTCAGGTGGTGCTGGGCTACATCGTCGGGTACTACGTCATCGGCACGGTCCTGATGCCGCTGTACTACCGGATGAACCTGATTTCCATTTACGGGTATCTCGAAAAACGCTTCGGATTCTGGTCCTACAAGGCCGGGGCGGGCTTTTTCCTGCTGGCCCGGACGGTCGGCTCGGCGGTGCGGCTCTACGTGGCGGCGGGCGTGCTGCAACTGGCGGTTTTCAACAGTCTGGGTATTCCGTTTGAAGTGTCGGTAGCCATCACGATTCTGCTGATCTGGCTGTATACGTTCAAAGGCGGCGTCAAAACCATCATCATCACCGATACGCTGCAGACCACTTTTCTGGTCACGGCGGTGATCCTGACCATCATCCTCATTTCCAGGGAGCTGGGCTTTACGTTCGGAGAAATGGTGTCGACGGTGAGCAAAAGCGACTATTCACAGATTTTCTTCTGGGACGGCAACGACCCGCGGAACTTCTTCAAGCAGTTTATCTCCGGAGCCTTTATCGCCATCGTGATGACGGGCCTCGATCAGGACCTGATGCAGAAAAACCTGACCTGCAAGAACATCGGCGAAGCGCAGAAGAACATGTTCTGGTTTACCATCACGCTGACCATCGTGAACCTGCTGTTTCTGGCGCTGGGTACGCTGCTGTACCTGTACGCCAACGAAAAAGGCATCACCATTCCAGCCAAAACCGACGATCTGTACCCGACGCTGGCCCTCAATCACTTCGGCACCGTGGTCGGAATTACGTTCCTGCTGGGCATTACGGCGGCAACCTACGCCTCTTCCGATTCGGCCCTGACGGCCCTGACCACCTCGTTCTGCATCGACTTCATGAACGTGGAAGGCCGCCCCGAGACCGAACGGGCCAAAATCAAGCACTGGGTTCACATCGGTTTCTCCGTGCTGTTTTACGTGGTGATCATCATTTTCAACAAGGTCAACAGCCAGGATGTGGTCACGGCCGTTTTCGATCTGGCGGGGTACACCTACGGTCCGCTGCTGGGGCTGTACGCCTTCGGGCTGTTTTCCAAACGGCCCGTGCGCGACGCCGTGGTGCCGTTTATCTGCATCGCTTCGCCTTTTATCACGCTGTACATCAATGACCATTCGGCCGAATGGTTCAACGGCTACAAGTTCGGTTTTGAGCGCCTGGTCCTGAACGGGCTGATTACCTACCTGGGCCTCTGGGCGGTATCGCGGAAAAAGACACCTGCGCAGGCGTACGAAGTTCCCGAAACAGTGTGA
- a CDS encoding maltotransferase domain-containing protein: MKRSVKTQNEKSRVVRIPAQLDGQARTVIERVSPEVDGGRFPIKAVPGEVITVEADIITDGHDKIAARLLYKAAEADAWQEVPMQLIINDRWTASFPVETQGRYRYTIEAWVDHLASWRHEIELKIRDGQRITSELLAGAVLVEGMAARAEGEARQALEYMTALFRDESRYDEAIGQALSPQFVHFLNQYPERQHPTRYHRELEVDVDRVRAGFSTWYCLFPRSASEEPGRHGTFKDVERLLPRLASMGFDVLYLPPIHPIGHQFRKGKNNNVISQPGEPGVPYGIGSELGGHTAIHPELGTLEDFRHLIEICKNYDMEVAMDLAIQCSPDHPWAKDHPEWFKHRPDGTIQYAENPPKKYQDIYPVYFENSNWPSLWEELRQVITTWASWGVRMIRVDNPHTKPYSFWEWVIAEVRREYPDMIFLSEAFTKPKVMQQLAKLGFAQSYTYYTWRNNKHELQEYLTELTQSEMRHYYRPNFWPTTHDINPYILQSGHEPQFLIRYFMAATLSSNYGIFGPSFELMEHVPIPGKEEFLNSEKYEIRHWDWNRTNKLTYLITLVNRLRKENAALQKTNNLTFCRIDDDFLMGYLKVTGENRVLAVVNTDAYNRRAAMVQVPIWQLGLRDDQPYTVRDLLTGAEYTWRGEWNYVELDPYVLPMHLFKIEF, from the coding sequence ATGAAAAGGTCAGTAAAGACGCAGAACGAGAAAAGCCGCGTGGTGAGAATACCAGCCCAGCTCGACGGGCAGGCGCGCACGGTCATCGAACGGGTAAGTCCGGAGGTGGACGGCGGTCGGTTTCCCATCAAGGCGGTTCCCGGTGAGGTCATCACCGTAGAAGCCGATATCATTACCGACGGGCATGACAAGATTGCCGCCCGTCTTCTGTATAAAGCCGCCGAAGCCGACGCCTGGCAGGAAGTGCCGATGCAACTGATCATCAACGATCGGTGGACGGCTTCTTTTCCGGTCGAAACCCAGGGCCGGTATCGGTACACCATCGAAGCCTGGGTGGACCACCTCGCTTCCTGGCGGCACGAAATTGAACTCAAAATCAGGGACGGGCAGCGGATCACCAGCGAACTGCTGGCCGGGGCGGTTCTGGTCGAGGGCATGGCCGCCCGGGCAGAAGGGGAGGCCCGGCAGGCGCTGGAATACATGACGGCCCTGTTCCGGGACGAGTCCCGCTACGACGAAGCCATCGGGCAGGCGCTGAGTCCGCAGTTTGTCCATTTTCTGAATCAATACCCCGAGCGCCAGCACCCGACGCGCTACCACCGCGAACTGGAGGTGGACGTGGATCGGGTCCGGGCCGGGTTCAGCACCTGGTACTGCCTCTTTCCGCGGTCGGCGTCCGAGGAGCCGGGCCGTCATGGCACGTTCAAGGATGTCGAACGGCTGCTGCCCCGGCTGGCGTCGATGGGCTTCGATGTGCTGTACCTGCCGCCCATTCACCCCATCGGGCACCAGTTCCGGAAGGGGAAAAACAACAACGTCATCTCGCAGCCGGGCGAACCGGGTGTGCCCTACGGCATCGGTTCCGAGCTGGGCGGCCACACGGCCATTCACCCCGAGCTGGGGACGCTGGAGGACTTCCGGCACCTGATCGAAATCTGCAAAAACTACGACATGGAAGTGGCGATGGACCTGGCGATTCAGTGCTCGCCCGACCATCCGTGGGCCAAAGACCATCCCGAATGGTTCAAACACCGGCCCGACGGCACCATCCAGTACGCCGAAAACCCGCCCAAAAAGTACCAGGACATTTACCCGGTTTACTTCGAAAACAGCAACTGGCCGAGCCTTTGGGAAGAACTGCGGCAGGTGATCACGACCTGGGCGTCGTGGGGCGTGCGCATGATTCGGGTGGACAATCCCCACACCAAGCCTTACTCGTTCTGGGAATGGGTCATTGCCGAGGTGCGACGCGAATATCCGGACATGATTTTTCTGTCGGAAGCCTTCACCAAGCCGAAGGTGATGCAGCAACTGGCGAAACTGGGCTTTGCGCAGTCGTACACGTATTACACCTGGCGGAACAACAAGCACGAACTTCAGGAATACCTGACCGAGCTGACCCAGAGCGAGATGCGGCACTATTACCGCCCGAATTTCTGGCCGACCACGCACGACATCAACCCGTACATCCTCCAGTCCGGGCACGAGCCGCAGTTTCTGATCCGGTATTTCATGGCCGCGACGCTCTCGTCCAACTACGGAATTTTCGGACCTTCCTTCGAGCTGATGGAGCATGTGCCGATTCCCGGCAAGGAAGAGTTTCTGAATTCGGAAAAATACGAAATCCGGCACTGGGACTGGAACCGGACCAACAAACTGACGTACCTGATCACGCTGGTGAACCGGCTCCGGAAGGAAAATGCCGCGTTGCAAAAAACCAACAACCTGACGTTCTGCCGCATCGACGACGATTTTCTGATGGGCTACCTGAAAGTAACGGGCGAAAACCGGGTGCTGGCCGTGGTCAATACCGACGCCTACAACCGCCGGGCGGCGATGGTGCAGGTGCCGATCTGGCAGCTGGGCCTCCGCGACGACCAGCCCTATACCGTCCGCGATCTGCTGACGGGGGCCGAGTACACCTGGCGCGGCGAGTGGAATTACGTCGAACTGGACCCGTACGTTCTGCCCATGCACCTCTTCAAGATTGAATTTTAA
- a CDS encoding ATP-dependent Clp protease adaptor ClpS, translated as MQPFWENDVEVLEEVIETDVFNLVVFNDDVNTFDYVIDTLVEVCEHTPEQAEQCTLIIHYKGKCTVKNGSWEDLVPMRNEICRRGISAEVLK; from the coding sequence ATGCAACCGTTCTGGGAAAACGATGTAGAGGTACTGGAGGAAGTAATTGAAACCGACGTTTTTAACCTCGTCGTTTTCAATGATGACGTGAACACGTTCGATTACGTAATCGATACGCTGGTCGAGGTTTGTGAACACACACCCGAACAGGCGGAACAGTGTACGCTGATCATCCACTATAAAGGCAAGTGCACCGTCAAAAACGGTTCCTGGGAAGACCTCGTCCCGATGCGCAACGAAATCTGCCGACGCGGTATCTCGGCCGAAGTGTTAAAATAA
- a CDS encoding phosphatase PAP2 family protein has product MKLSFTSIKSGLTVAALAVSFWSCNKTLEEPQRVGYTPASTDEKAGTWKTYVLTSPTEVTIAAPKMPNTAEYAAELADLKAKATNLSPQQQEAVVYWGAGAVYRWNEIARELAARYNLAPASNAEGKYPVPDPANPLADPRFPFANPPYTARMLAYLNVAQYDALVTTWHYKYQFKRNAPSKYDAGIRVALPVSTIPAYPSEDAVVAAASVAVLKAMFPGEVPYLEQKLKEHRDSRLWAGMNVESDLLAGAELGTAVAAKVMARSRTDGMSAANNQVLTAAMIEGAKKLGMTDVWLSQESPARPPMLPNYGAVKNWNFDEATKVKLRPGPPPVAGSAQFEKELEELRTIQKGQTREQARIANYWADGAGSYTPPGHWNRTAANTAHEERYSEVRMARTLALVSTALMDAGVCCWETKFYYYSPRPQQYGVKTSVGLPNFPSYTSGHSTFSGAAATVLGYVFPGRAATFDKLAQEASVSRMYGLIHFRSDCEVGLRCGKNIGAYAVDRGKADGSGL; this is encoded by the coding sequence ATGAAATTGTCATTTACATCCATAAAATCGGGTCTGACCGTAGCGGCCCTGGCCGTATCGTTCTGGTCCTGCAACAAGACCCTTGAAGAACCGCAACGGGTCGGCTATACGCCCGCCAGCACCGACGAAAAAGCCGGAACCTGGAAAACCTACGTTCTGACGTCTCCGACGGAAGTGACGATAGCTGCTCCGAAAATGCCCAATACCGCCGAATACGCGGCCGAACTGGCCGATTTGAAAGCCAAAGCCACCAATCTGTCTCCGCAGCAGCAGGAAGCCGTTGTGTACTGGGGGGCCGGAGCCGTTTACCGCTGGAACGAAATCGCGCGTGAGCTGGCCGCCCGCTACAACCTGGCCCCGGCCTCCAACGCGGAAGGCAAGTACCCCGTGCCCGATCCGGCCAATCCGCTGGCTGATCCGCGCTTCCCGTTTGCCAACCCGCCCTACACGGCCCGGATGCTGGCCTACCTGAACGTAGCCCAGTACGACGCCCTGGTCACGACCTGGCATTACAAATACCAGTTCAAACGGAATGCACCCTCGAAATACGATGCCGGGATTCGGGTGGCACTGCCCGTATCGACCATTCCGGCCTATCCGTCGGAGGACGCCGTGGTGGCGGCCGCTTCGGTGGCGGTGCTGAAAGCCATGTTCCCCGGCGAAGTGCCCTATCTGGAGCAGAAACTGAAAGAACACCGCGACAGCCGCCTCTGGGCCGGGATGAACGTGGAGAGTGACCTGCTGGCCGGAGCTGAACTGGGCACCGCCGTGGCGGCCAAAGTGATGGCCCGCAGCCGGACCGATGGCATGTCGGCCGCCAATAACCAGGTGCTGACGGCCGCCATGATCGAAGGGGCCAAAAAACTGGGCATGACGGACGTGTGGCTCAGCCAGGAATCGCCGGCCCGTCCGCCGATGCTGCCCAACTACGGGGCGGTTAAAAACTGGAATTTTGACGAGGCGACCAAAGTAAAGCTGCGCCCCGGCCCGCCGCCGGTTGCCGGAAGTGCGCAGTTTGAGAAGGAACTGGAGGAGTTGCGGACGATTCAGAAGGGCCAGACCCGCGAGCAGGCCCGCATCGCCAATTACTGGGCCGACGGGGCGGGAAGCTACACCCCGCCCGGCCACTGGAACCGCACCGCCGCCAACACGGCGCACGAGGAGCGGTACAGCGAAGTGCGCATGGCCCGGACGCTGGCGCTGGTGAGCACGGCGCTCATGGACGCTGGCGTGTGCTGCTGGGAAACCAAGTTTTACTACTACTCGCCCCGCCCGCAGCAGTATGGCGTGAAAACGTCGGTGGGGCTGCCGAATTTCCCGTCCTACACCTCGGGGCACTCCACGTTCTCCGGTGCGGCGGCCACCGTGCTAGGCTACGTTTTCCCGGGCCGGGCTGCCACGTTTGACAAGCTCGCCCAGGAAGCTTCCGTATCCCGGATGTACGGCCTGATCCACTTCCGCTCGGACTGCGAAGTCGGGCTCAGATGCGGCAAAAACATCGGCGCCTACGCCGTAGACCGCGGGAAAGCCGACGGCTCAGGGCTGTAG
- a CDS encoding S8 family peptidase: MDQSPKKYVITYSNHTSAKEVLSDVLHISTSSIEDGISVMASERSITEADVLHFDNLDVSVATLTDEQKVELEQRGDVLEVVEDFEMYALDMPETDGAAPILDSETILGLLPQSKDQMSGDQMYMLGFKAGQKAAQDSLAEKIRAFLELPNLQPGDVKDKFQPEQPVPAQAVAQPIPWHIQMVKAPAAWRRGITGFGIKVAVLDTGIANHTDLIVSGGASFISGVASFNDDNGHGTHCAGIIGARNNTVGVVGVAPRCSLFAVKVLNAAGSGPFSGIVAGLGWALANKMDVVSMSLGAVMPCQNAPAALVTAINRLRAAGCTVVAAAGNSFLDPNPQNRLVNVPGSIPGVIAVAAVDQSGQVATFSSRGGACNPVTLSAPGVSINSTFHSPANSYRVLSGTSMACPAVAGAVALIKQRFPAFTPSQIRTKLVSTTSDLGVPGNDPVYGSGLLNCDAATL, from the coding sequence ATGGATCAGTCACCCAAAAAGTACGTCATCACGTACAGCAATCATACCTCCGCCAAAGAAGTCCTCAGCGACGTGCTGCACATCTCGACCAGCAGCATCGAGGACGGCATCAGCGTAATGGCCAGCGAACGGAGCATCACCGAGGCCGACGTGCTGCACTTCGACAATCTGGACGTGTCGGTAGCCACGCTGACCGACGAGCAGAAAGTCGAACTGGAACAGCGCGGCGATGTGCTGGAAGTCGTGGAAGATTTCGAAATGTACGCGCTCGACATGCCGGAAACGGATGGCGCCGCGCCAATCCTTGACTCCGAAACGATTCTGGGCCTGCTGCCGCAAAGTAAAGATCAGATGAGCGGCGACCAGATGTACATGCTCGGGTTCAAGGCCGGTCAGAAAGCCGCTCAGGACAGTCTGGCCGAAAAAATCCGCGCGTTTCTGGAATTGCCCAACCTCCAGCCCGGCGACGTAAAAGACAAATTCCAGCCCGAGCAGCCGGTGCCGGCTCAGGCCGTTGCCCAGCCGATTCCGTGGCATATCCAGATGGTGAAAGCCCCGGCCGCGTGGCGGCGGGGCATCACCGGATTCGGCATTAAAGTGGCCGTGCTGGACACGGGCATTGCCAACCACACCGACCTGATTGTTTCGGGCGGCGCCTCGTTCATCTCGGGCGTGGCGAGCTTCAACGACGACAACGGACACGGGACGCACTGCGCCGGCATCATCGGCGCGCGCAACAACACGGTCGGGGTCGTCGGGGTGGCGCCACGCTGCAGCCTGTTTGCCGTGAAAGTGCTGAACGCGGCCGGTTCGGGTCCGTTCAGCGGCATCGTGGCGGGTCTTGGCTGGGCGCTGGCCAATAAAATGGACGTTGTTTCGATGAGTCTGGGCGCGGTAATGCCCTGCCAGAACGCCCCGGCGGCCCTGGTGACGGCCATCAACCGGCTCCGCGCCGCGGGCTGTACGGTCGTGGCCGCGGCGGGAAACTCCTTCCTCGACCCGAATCCGCAGAACCGGCTGGTGAACGTTCCGGGCAGTATCCCCGGCGTCATTGCCGTGGCGGCGGTCGATCAGTCCGGTCAGGTGGCGACCTTCTCGTCGCGGGGCGGCGCCTGCAACCCGGTGACCCTCTCGGCTCCGGGCGTCAGCATCAATTCGACCTTCCATTCTCCGGCGAATTCGTACCGGGTGCTGTCGGGAACGAGCATGGCCTGTCCGGCCGTGGCGGGGGCGGTTGCGCTCATCAAACAACGCTTCCCGGCTTTCACTCCGAGCCAGATCCGGACCAAACTGGTCAGCACCACCTCCGATCTGGGCGTACCGGGCAACGACCCGGTGTATGGCTCCGGATTGCTCAACTGCGACGCTGCCACTCTTTAA
- a CDS encoding CAP domain-containing protein, translating into MANRFLSYLLQATLLVGLITGCKTETDKVITPEPVSTAPEADGSGVTATSSTTATVTFSTQQLELLGYINNLRSKPCQCGTTTYPAAAPLQLNALLNEASRKHAADMANYNYFSHTGRDGSKPWDRMSREGYVWRYAGENIAAGNATVLATFNQWRNSPGHCANMMSANFKEVGLGYAYSAASTYKHYWVTDFGTR; encoded by the coding sequence ATGGCAAACCGCTTTTTATCTTACCTGCTCCAGGCCACTCTGCTGGTCGGACTGATTACCGGCTGTAAAACCGAAACGGATAAAGTCATCACGCCGGAACCTGTCTCCACGGCTCCGGAAGCCGACGGCTCGGGCGTCACGGCGACTTCCTCCACCACGGCCACGGTCACGTTTTCGACCCAGCAGCTCGAACTGCTCGGCTACATCAACAACCTGCGTTCCAAGCCCTGCCAGTGCGGCACCACGACCTATCCGGCCGCCGCGCCGCTGCAACTGAACGCCCTGCTGAACGAAGCTTCGCGCAAACACGCCGCCGACATGGCCAATTATAACTACTTCAGCCATACCGGCCGCGACGGTTCCAAACCCTGGGACCGCATGAGCCGGGAAGGCTACGTCTGGCGGTATGCCGGGGAGAACATCGCCGCTGGCAACGCGACGGTGCTAGCTACCTTCAACCAGTGGCGCAACTCGCCGGGGCATTGCGCCAACATGATGAGTGCCAATTTCAAAGAAGTGGGTCTGGGGTACGCCTATTCGGCCGCCAGCACGTATAAACACTACTGGGTGACAGACTTCGGCACCCGTTAA
- a CDS encoding DUF2490 domain-containing protein, producing MKNGFLLLLGLILARQGTAQPLHFAGLFPAYSQTGILHKKLLYNFYLSSTIDAFSQTVENVHYPATNLQVYLQPGLIYRLKPHLQVGAAYAFVKHNLFGLRVNENRLFVQGIYTHRLPSGTLAHRLRYEERYPFNLKTQRGSKASLFRYQLGYNLPLYDPKTRKHGFYASASHEFFLCLTGATNSPISSKNAFNGENWSYVGAGYTFRKAGRLELGYMLQNLVRNARKEHRYLHLLQVSYNTTFNLEDFMVWLYTPY from the coding sequence ATGAAAAATGGGTTTCTTTTGCTACTGGGATTGATACTGGCCCGGCAAGGTACAGCGCAGCCGCTGCACTTTGCCGGGCTTTTTCCGGCTTACTCGCAGACGGGCATTCTGCATAAGAAACTGCTGTACAATTTTTACCTCTCCTCGACGATCGACGCCTTCAGCCAGACGGTGGAAAACGTGCATTACCCGGCCACCAACCTCCAGGTGTACCTGCAGCCGGGCCTGATCTACCGGCTGAAACCACATCTGCAAGTGGGGGCGGCCTACGCGTTTGTGAAGCACAATCTGTTTGGCCTGCGGGTGAACGAAAACCGACTCTTTGTGCAGGGCATTTATACGCATCGGCTTCCGTCCGGGACGCTGGCGCACCGCCTGCGGTATGAGGAACGCTACCCCTTCAACCTGAAGACGCAGCGGGGCTCGAAAGCCAGCCTGTTTCGCTACCAACTGGGGTATAACCTGCCTCTTTACGACCCGAAAACCCGGAAACACGGTTTCTACGCCTCGGCTTCGCACGAGTTTTTCCTCTGTCTGACGGGGGCTACCAACAGTCCTATCAGTTCAAAGAATGCGTTTAACGGGGAAAACTGGTCGTACGTGGGAGCGGGCTATACGTTCCGGAAAGCAGGCCGGCTTGAACTGGGGTATATGCTGCAGAATCTGGTGCGAAATGCCAGAAAAGAGCACCGGTACCTGCATCTGCTTCAGGTGTCGTACAACACTACGTTCAACCTGGAGGACTTTATGGTCTGGCTGTATACGCCCTACTGA
- the recR gene encoding recombination mediator RecR — translation MDFPSKLIENAVEEVAKLPGIGKKTALRLVLHLLKRDEEQTQRLAETLQAMRTQVQYCRKCHNLSDEELCSICANPKRDASLVCVVEDIRDVLAIENTAQYKGLYHVLGGIISPVEGIGPSDLNIESLVERLRGDEDGRVREIILALSPNMEGDTTAFYLQKKLRPFKVKMSTIARGVPIGGDLEYADEVTLGRSILSRIAYD, via the coding sequence TTGGATTTTCCTTCCAAACTGATAGAAAACGCGGTGGAGGAGGTAGCCAAACTGCCGGGCATCGGGAAGAAAACCGCCCTGCGGCTGGTGCTGCACCTGCTCAAACGGGATGAAGAACAAACCCAGCGGCTGGCCGAAACGCTTCAGGCGATGCGGACGCAGGTCCAGTACTGCCGGAAATGCCATAACCTCTCGGACGAAGAACTGTGCTCGATCTGCGCCAATCCCAAACGGGACGCCTCGCTGGTCTGCGTAGTCGAAGACATCCGCGACGTACTGGCCATCGAAAACACGGCTCAGTACAAAGGTCTGTATCATGTGCTGGGCGGCATCATCTCGCCCGTCGAAGGCATCGGCCCCAGCGACCTCAACATCGAGTCGCTGGTCGAACGGCTGCGCGGCGACGAGGACGGCCGGGTCCGGGAAATCATTCTGGCCCTCAGCCCAAACATGGAAGGCGACACTACGGCCTTCTATCTTCAGAAAAAACTGCGCCCGTTCAAGGTCAAAATGTCCACCATCGCCCGGGGTGTGCCCATCGGCGGCGACCTCGAATACGCCGACGAAGTAACGCTCGGCCGCAGCATCCTGAGCCGGATTGCGTACGATTAA